TGGTCCGGATCAGCCGTGCCAGGACCGCCACAGCGCCGCGTACGCCCCGTCCGCCGCCACCAGCTCGTCATGACTGCCCAGCTCGGTGATCCGGCCGTTCTCCACGACCGCGATCACATCCGCGTCGTGCGCGGTGTGCAGCCGGTGGGCGATGGCGATGACCGTACGGCCTTCCAGCACCCGCGCCAGAGAACGCTCCAGGTGGCGGGCGGCCCGAGGATCGAGCAACGAGGTCGCCTCGTCCAGCACCAGCGTGTGCGGATCCGCCAGGACGAGTCTGGCCAGGGCGATCTGCTGCGCCTGGGCCGGGGTGAGCGCAAAACCGCCCGAACCGACCTCCGTGTCCAGACCCCCGTCGAGGGCCCGGGCCCAGCCGTCCGCGTCCACCGCGGCGAGCGACGCCCACAGCTGCGCGTCCTCGGCGTCCGTACGGGCCAGCAGCAGATTGTCCCTGAGGGTCCCGACGAACACATGGTGCTCCTGGTTGACCAGGGCCACATGGCTGCGGACCCGCTCCGCCGGCATCCGGGCCAGCGACGCCCCGCCCAGCGTGACACCACCGGTCCGGGGCGCGTAGATCCCGGCCAGCAGCCGGCCCAGGGTGGACTTGCCGGCGCCCGACGGCCCGACGAGTGCCATGCGTGTGCCCGGGGCGACGTCCAGCGACACCCGGTGCAGGACGTCCGCACCGGCCCGGTAGCCGAAGCGGACCTCGTCGGCCCGCACGTCCCGGCCGTCCGGGACCGTCAGGTCGTCCCCGGCCTCGGGTTCGATCTCCCGTACGCCGACGAGCCTGGCCAGCGACACCTGGGCGACCTGCAACTCGTCGTACCAGCGCAGGATCAGGCTGATCGGGTCGACCATCATCTGCGCCAGCAGCGCCCCCGTCGTCAGCTGCCCGACGGTGAGCCAGCCCTCGATCACGAACCAGCCGCCCAGCAGCAGTACCGAGCCGAGAATCGTCACATACGTGGTGTTGATGACGGGGAAGAAGACCGACCGCAGGAAGAGCGTGTACCGCTCCCACGCGGTCCATTCCCGGACCCGCCGGTCGGACAGGGCGACCCTGCGGGCCCCCAGGCGGTGCGCCTCCACGGTCCGTCCGCCGTCCACGGTCTCGGCGAGCGCCGCCGCGACCGCCGCGTACCCGGCGGCCTCCGACCGGTAGGCGGCGGGCGCCCGGCGGAAGTACCAGCGGCAGCCGATCAGCAGCACCGGCAGCGCGACCAGTACCGCGAGGGCCAGTGGCGGAGCGGTGACGGTGAGCGCGCCGATCAGCAGACCCACCCACACCACGCCGATCGCCAGCTGCGGCACGGCTTCCCGCATGGCGTTGGCCAGCCGGTCGATGTCCGTGGTGATCCTGGAGAGCAGATCACCGGTCCCGGCCCGCTCCAGCACACCCGGCGGCAGCGCCACCGACCGTACGAGGAAGTCCTCCCGCAGGTCGGCCAGCATCTCCTCGCCCAGCATCGCGCCGCGCAGTCGCATGAGCCGGGTGAACACCGTCTGCACGACCAGCGCCAGGGCGAACACCGCGGCGGTCCGCTCCAGGTGGAGGTCACCGACCCCGTTCGACAGGTCCTCGACCAGCCCGCCCAACAGGTAGGGGCCGGTGATCGAGGCGACCACCGCGACGGCATTGGCCCCTACGAGAAGGGCGAAAGGCCTGCGATGGCGCTTCAGCAGGGACCGGACGTAGTCGCGCACGGTCGTCGGTGTACCGACCGGCAGAGTCGTCGCCGACTCCGGGGCGGCGGGGTCGTACGCGGGGGGTACGGCGACGCTCATGCCTTCTCCTCGACTTCCTCGGCCGCCCCGGCCGTGTTGTCCGTTCTGCCCGGTGTCCTGCCTGATGTCCGGTCCGGTGGTGACGCGTCGGCCGGTTCGGGCCGGGACGGTGTCCTCTGCGAGGGCGGGGCATCCTCGACACCGGTCTCGCGGGTGACGACAGCCCGGTAGCGGGGTTCGTCGCGGAGGAGCGCACGGTGTGCTCCCGCCGCCACGGCCCTGCCGCCGTGGACCAGCACCACACGGTCGGCGAGGTCCAGCAGCAGCGGCGACGACGAGAACGCCACCGTCGTCCTGCCCTTCCTCAGCTGTCCGATACCGGCCGCGACACGGGCCTCTGTGTGGGAGTCGACGGCGGACGTGGGCTCGTCCAGTACCAGCGCCTCGGGGTCGGTGATCAGTGAACGTGCGAGCGCCAGGCGCTGACGCTGCCCGCCGGAAAGGGAACGGCCGCGCTCGGTGATCCGGGTGTCCATCGGGTCACCGTCCGCCCCCGCGGACGCCCGGGTGAGCGCGTCCAGTACATCGGCGCACTGGGCGGCCGCCAGAGCCTGATCGGCGCTCACGATGCCCGAGGACGGCACATCCAGCAGGTCACGCAGGGTTCCGGAGAGCAGCACGGGGTCCTTGTCCTGGACGAGGACCGCGGCCCGTGCGGTACCGAGCGGCAGATCGTCCAGCGGTACCCCGCCCAGGAGCACCGAGGGCAGCGGCGGGGCCCCGTCCACGGCACCCGTGCCGGAACCCTCCGTGGCGGGAGCGTCTGTGACGGTGCCGTCGGGGCCGGTGTCACAGGGGCCGGCGTCACCGGGACCGGTGCCACCGGGCTGTGCGACCGGCTCGGCGTGTCCGCCGAGCCGGTCCGCCAGCCGGCCCGCTTCGTCGGGGTCGCCGCAGACCACGGCGGTGAACAGGCCCTGGGGAGCCAGCAGCCCGGTCACCGGATCGTACAGATCGCCCTCGGGGACCACCGGGCCGAGACCCGCCGGACGGGCACTACGCCGTAGGGACAGCACCCGCACCGCCCGCTGGGCGGAGGGCCGGGAGAAGGAGTAGGCCATCGCGATCTCTTCGAAGTGCCGCAGAGGCAGGAGCAGCAGCGTGGCCGCGCTGTAGACCGTGACCAACTGGCCGATCTCGATCCGGCCGTCCTGCGCCAGGGTGGCGCCGTACCAGACCAGGGAGATCAGCAGGACGCCCGGCAGGAACACCTGGACGGCCGAGATCAGTGCCCACATCCGGGCACTTCGCACAGCGGCTTCGCGGACCTCCTGGGAAGCCCGCCGGTAGCGGCCGAGGAACAGCTCCTCGCCGCCGATCCCACGCAGCACCCGCAGACCCGCGACCGTGTCGGAGGCCAGTTCTGTGGCGCGGCCCGCCTTCTCCCGCTGGAGGTCCGCCCGCCGGGTGGCCCGGGGGAGGAGCGGCAGGACCGCCAGGGCCAGCACCGGCACCGCGATCGCGACGAGCACGCCGAGGGAGGGGAGGTAGAGGACGAGGCCGGTACAGATGAGTACGAGGGCGAGTGCTGCGGCGGCGAAACGCGACAGCGCCTCGATGAACCAGCCGATCTTCTCGACATCGCCGGTGGAGACGGCGACGACCTCGCCCGCGGCGACCCGGCGGGTCAGTGCCGACCCCAGTTCGGCGGTCTTGCGGGCCAGCAGCTGCTGCACACGGGCGGCAGCGGTGATCCAGTTGGTGACCGCGGTACGGTGCAACATCGTGTCGCCGAGGGCGATGAGGACACCGAGCCCCACGATGAGGGCTCCGGCGAGGGTGAGAGAACGCCCTGAGCGATCGATGACCGCCTGGACGGCGAATCCCACGGCGAGGGGCAGCCCGGCCACCGCGCCTTGGTGGAGCAGCCCCCAGCCGAGACATCTGAGCTGCCCCCTCAACTGGCTGAGTCCGAGCCAGAGAAGGAAACGGGGGCCTGAACGAACGTCGGGTTCGCCGGGATCTGAGTACGGGAGATCGCGAATCTGCATGGCGTCCCAAGAATCGGAATGAGCGGAGATCCACGTCGGATCTCGTTGAACGGGTGGAACCGGAACAGGCGGAGCCGGTAGAGGTGAAGCGGGAAGAGACAGACGGAGAGAGGGCACAGGGGGAGAGGGCAGGCGGGGGAGGGAGCAAACCGTGCAAGGTTCGCTTCCCGCCCCTGTCGGAGGCAACCGAATATTCCCGGGGTGGCCTGGCGCCGGTGCCATGCCGCCCCGGAGCGGCTGGCGGTGCGGGGCGGGGGCGCGTCAGTCCGGGCGTCGCGAGCTGGGCCGGGACGGAGGGGGCCGGAGTCAGAGGCCGAACCGGGCCAGGAAAGGGGTCGGAGTCAGAGGCCGAACCGGGTCCGGGGGGCGAGCGGGTTCGGAGGGTGGGCAGGTTCGGGGACGAGCCGGGTTCAGAGGACGGGCCGTGTCGCCCACTCCAGCTCGATGAGTGCCGAACGGTAGTGCCGACCGGTTGCCCGGTCCATTCCGATCTCGCACATCCGGTTTGCGGACAGAAAGGTGTCGTAGTCGTGGCCGCGGATCTCGGCTCCCTCCTTCGCGGTCGCGGAGTCGGTCAGTTCCTTGTGGAGCATGCCGCGGTCACCGGCGAACCCGCAGCACCCCGCGTCGTCGGGAAGTACGACCTCCTCCGCGCATGCCTCGGCGACCGCATGCAACTGGGGAACATCACCCAGGTGTTCCATCGAACAGGTGGGATGAAGGACGGCGGTACCCGCCTTGCGGAAAACGGTCAGTGAGGGGAGCAGTCCGGCGGCCCAGACCAGCGAATCGACGACGGTCAGTTCGGCATGCAACTCCCGGTTCTCCTCCGTGAGATACGGCACCACCTCGCGGGCCACGCCCAGCGTGCACGAGGAGGCGTCGATGACCAGAGGGAGCTTTCCCCCGGCTGTCCAGCCCCAGGCGGCTTCCACTACGCGGTTGGCCATCAGGGTGTTGGCCGCGAGGTAGCCCTTGGAATGCCAGATCGTCGCGCAGCATGTTCCACGGAGGTCCCCGGGGATCCAGACGGGCCTCCCGGCACGGGCCGAGACCGAGACGACGGCATCGGCCAGCGGCAGGGTCCCGGCGCCGGGCGGGCCGCCGAAGATCCGGTTGACGCAGGCCGGGTAGTAGACGGCGCTCGCGCCGGAACGCGAGGTGGGAGGCAGTGCTCGGGGGGCCGCGCCGGGCATCTCCGGCAACCACTCCGGCATCAGGTCCGGGCTGACGGCTTTCCGGGCGAGCCGGGTCGCGGAACGGAGCAGCCGGTCGCCGACCCGGTCGGTCAGCATGTCCGCCGCGGCTACGGCGAGACGTGCCGACGCCTCCAGCGTCCTGAAGTGTTTCGCGGTGAGCGTGGCGACACGTTCCTCGCGCGGGGAGTGCCGATGATGGCGGAAATCCTTCATCATCGCGCCGGTGTCGATGCCGACCGGACAGGCCAGTTTGCAGGTGGAGTCACCGGCGCAGGTGTCCACCGCGTCGTAGCCGTACACATCGAGGAGGCCGGTCTCCACCGGGGACCCGTCCGTCTGGCGCATCATCTCCCGGCGCAGGACGATCCGTTGGCGCGGTGTGGTGGTCAGGTCCTCGCTGGGGCAGGTCGGTTCACAGAAACCGCACTCGATGCACGGGTCGGCCACCGGCTCGACCTTGGGGATCGTCTTGAGCCCACGCAGATGCGCTTTCGGATCGCGGTCGAGCACGACCCGTGGGGCCAGCACTCCGCCCGGGTCGATGGCCTGCTTCGTACGCCACATCAGTTCGGTGGCTTGGGGGCCCCACTCCAGTTCGAGGAAGGGCGCGATGTTGCGGCCGGTGGCGTGCTCCGCCTTCAACGAGCCGTCGAAGCGTTCGGTGACCAGAGTGCAGAAGTCGTCCATGAACGCGGCGTACCGCTCGACGTCATCCGGCTTCGCCGCGTCGAAGGCGAGCAGGAAATGGAGGTTTCCGTGTGCGGCGTGACCCGCGACCGCCGCGTCGAAGCCGTGGACCTCCTGGAGCTCCAGCAGTGCCTCACAAGCCTCCGCCAGCCGGGAGGGCGGTACGGCGAAGTCCTCGGTGATCAGGGTCGTCCCGGAAGGACGGGAGCCGCCGACAGCGGTGACGAATGCCTTGCGGGCCTTCCAGTATCCCGCGACGGTCCCGGGGTCCCGGGTGAACGCGTTGGTGACGGAGCGGACCGGTACGACGAGTTCGAGCCCGGTGACGACCGAGCCCGCCGCCTCTTCGTACGCGGTGAGGGCGGCCTCGTCGGGGGCGCGGAACTCCACCAGGAGCGCCGTCGTCCCGGTCGGGAGGCCGGCCCAGTCGGCAGGCACCCCTTGGACCTTGACCGAGGCGCGCAGCGTGTTGCCGTCCATCAGTTCCACGGCGACGGCCCCGGCCTCGTTGAACCGGGGGACCGCGGCGGCAGCCGCGGTCAGGGAGGGGAAGAACAGCAGAGCCGAGGAGACGTGCCGGTCCAGGGGAAGAGTGTCGAAGACGACCTCCGAGATGAAGCCGAAGGTGCCCTGGGAGCCGACCATCAGACCGCGCAGGATCTGCACAGGCGTCGAGCCGTCGAGGAACGCGTCGAGACGGTAGCCGTTGGTGTTCTTGATCTCGTACTTGGCGCGGATCCGGGCGGTCAGCCGCTCGTCCGCCTCGATCTCGGCCTTCAGCGCCAGCAGCGTGTCGCAGAGGACGGGCTCCGCCTGCCGCAGCAGGCCGTCGGCGTCGGGGGCCCCGGTGTCGACGACTGTGCCGCTGGGCAGGACGAAGGTGAGTGAGGAGACGGTGCGGTAGGAATTGCGGGTCGTCCCGGCGGTCATCCCCGAAGCGTTGTTCGCGACGACACCGCCGACCGTGCAGGCGATGGCGCTGGCAGGGTCGGGGCCGAGCAGCCGGCCGTGCCGGGCGAGCGTGGCGTTGGCGCGCATCACTGTCGTCCCCGGCCGGATCCGGGCCCGCGCGCCACCGTCCAGCACCTCGACGCCCGTCCAGTGGCGCCGCACGTCCACCAGGATGTCCTCGCCCTGTGCCTGGCCGTTGAGGCTCGTCCCCGCGGCCCGGAAAACGACGTCGCGGCCGTTGCCGTGGGCGTACGACAGGATCGCCGAGATGTCGTCGATGTCCTCGGGGACCACCACCACCTGAGGCAGGAAGCGGTAAGGGCTGGCATCGGAGGCGTAGCGCACCAGGTCGGAGATCTTCCACAGGACTTTCTCCGGACCGATCAGAGCCGTCAGGCCCGCCCGCAGGGAGGCAGGCGTTCCGGGTGCTCTGCCGTCCGGGACCCGGTCGGGTGACGGCGAGCGCCCGGCGGCAGGGCGCAGGGCCTCGGGCTTCGGTTCCAGCAGCGGCATCTCGGTCCCCTTCGGTGGCCGGTGCGCTGACCGCACCGCGCCTCAGCAGCGGCGACGCTCCGGCATTCCGTTGACCAGAGCGGTCATCAGTTCACCGAGCACCTCGCGCTGCTCGGTGGTCAACGGGGCCAGGATCTCCTCCGCGGCCGCCTTGCGCGCATCGCGCAGGGAGCGGAGAACGGCGCGGCCCTCGTCGGTTATCTCCACGCGGACCACACGGCGGTTGGCCGGGTCGGCCAGGCGTCGTACCCGGCCGCTCGTCTCCAGGCCGTCGACCAGCGTGGTGACGGCGCGGGGCACGACGTCGAGCCGGTCGGCCAGGTCGGCCATCCGGGGCGGGGTCTCGTAATGGGTGACCGTCCGCAGGAGCCTGAACTGCGCCGGTGTGATGCCGACAGGCTCCAGCTGCCGGCTCTGGATGCGCTGGAGCCGGCGCGTGAGCCTGAGCAACTGCTCGGCCAGGAGGCCGTCGGAGTCGGGGGTGTCCATGCGGAAAGAGTATCAGGACCAAGCTCATTGTGAATAGAGGTAACAATGAGCTATGCTCCAGATGTTCTGATGGCGCGGTCGGCGGCACGGTTCCTGCGACCGGTCGCAGGTCGTAGGTCACCGGCCGCAGGCCGGCCCGAAGGCCGGCGTGATGTCCGGTCCCGCCCCGGCGCCGGTATGACGGGACAGCTCTGTCTCCAGCGGCAGACCGGCTCGGCGGCCGGTGCTTCCCCTCCGGCCCGCCCCCGTCCTCCTGATCCTCCGAGTCCCTCCGAAGGAGCCCATGAAACCCGAAGAGCCCGTGTGGACGCCCCCGCCCCGGGACGCCCGGCAGCCGCCTGCCGAACTGCGTCGTATCTTCCGTCTGTTCCGTCCCTACAGAAGCAGGCTCGCGCTGGTCGGGCTGCTGGTCGGCGCCTCGTCGCTGGTGTCGGTCGCCTCCCCCTTCCTGCTCCGCGAAATCCTGGACACCGCGATCCCGCAGGGTCGCACGGGCCTGCTCACGCTGCTCGCCCTCGGGATGGTCCTCACCGCGGTGATGAACAGCGTCTTCGGGGTCCTGCAGACCCTGATCTCCACCACGGTCGGCCAGCGGGTGATGCACGACCTGCGTACCGCTGTCTACACCCAGCTGCAGCGGATGCCGCTCGCCTTCTTCACCCGGACCCGCACGGGAGAAGTCCAGTCCCGGATAGCCAACGACATCGGTGGGATGCAGGCGACGGTCACCTCGACGGCGACCTCACTGGTCTCCAACCTCACGGCGGTCATAGCCACCGTGGTCGCGATGCTCGCACTGGACTGGCGGCTCACCGTCGTCTCGCTGCTCCTGCTGCCCGTCTTCGTGTGGATCAGCCGTCGAGTCGGCCGGGAGCGCAAGAAGATCACCACCCAGCGGCAGCGGCAGATGGCGGCGATGGCGGCCACCGTCACCGAATCGCTCTCCGTCAGCGGCATCCTGCTTGGCCGCACCATGGGGCGCTCGGACTCGCTGACGAAGGCGTTCTCCGAGGAATCGGAGCGGCTGGTCGGTCTCGAGGTGAGATCGAGCATGGCGGGCCGCTGGCGGATGGCGACCATCGGCATCGTCATGGCTGCCATGCCCGCCGTCATCTACTGGGCGGCCGGCCTCACCCTCAGCGCGGGATCGGCCGCGGTGTCCATCGGGACCCTGGTCGCCTTCGTGTCGCTCCAGCAGGGACTGTTCCGCCCGGCCGTGAGTCTGCTCTCCACCGGTGTGCAGATGCAGACCTCCCTCGCCCTGTTCCAGCGGATCTTCGAGTACCTCGATCTCGAGGTGGACATCACCGAACCCGAGAATCCCGTCAGGCTGGAGAAGATCAGGGGCGAGATCGCCTTCGAGGGCGTCGGCTTCAGTTACGACGAGAAGAACGGCCCGACCCTGAGCGGTATCGATGTGACCGTGCCCGCCGGCCGCAGCCTGGCGATCGTCGGCCCCACCGGTTCCGGCAAGTCCACCCTCAGCTACCTGGTCCCGAGGCTGTACGACGTCACCGCGGGCCGGGTCACCCTCGACGGGATCGATGTACGGGACCTGGACTTCGACACCCTGGCCCGGGCGATCGGAGTGGTCTCCCAGGAGACCTACCTCTTCCATGCCTCCGTCGCGGAGAACCTCCGCTTCGCCAAACCGGACGCCACGGACGAGGAGATCGAGGCGGCCACCCGCGCCGCCCAGATCCACGACCACATCGCCTCCCTGCCCGACGGCTACGACACGCTGGTCGGCGAGCGTGGCTATCGCTTCTCGGGCGGAGAGAAGCAGCGCCTCGCCATCGCCCGCACGATCCTCCGGGACCCGCCGGTGCTGATCCTGGACGAGGCGACCAGCGCCCTCGACACCCGTACGGAACACGCCGTACAACAAGCGATCGACGCCCTGTCGAAAGGCCGTACGACCCTCACCATCGCCCACCGGCTGTCGACCGTCAGGGATGCCGACCAGATCGCCGTACTCGACGGCGGCCGTGTGGCCGAGCGTGGTACCCATGACGAACTTCTCGCCCGGGACGGCCGGTATGCCGCACTGATCCGCCGTGACAGCAGTATGGCCCCGGCGGGCCCCTGAGCACTCAGGTGCACGGGTGACCTCTTGCCCGCCCCACCTCGGTCGCCTTCCACGAGACCTGTTCCGGCCCGGGGGAGCGGGCTGCCGCCCCGGAAGACGGACCGTGCCGCCTGCCTGGGCCGCCGTGCGGCATGATCCACGTCCATGAGAACACTCCTCGGGGTCGGACTCCCCGGACACCAGCCCCTGAACCCCACCGAGAACCCTGACCCGAGCGCGGTCGGCTCCTGGGTGAGTGAGGCCGGGGACCTTGTGACCCTGCACTACTTCGGGCTGCCCCCGGATCTGCCGGCGGCGCTGGACGACGGGCCGACGCTGCGGCACACGCTGACCCACTGGACGGCGCGAGCGGGAGGCGGGCTGGTCGAGGCATCGGTGAAGCGGCTGGGCGAACTTCCCGCGCTGCGTCAGATAGTCAAGGTTCCGCTGCCCCAGCAGCCCAGCGGGCAGGTGTTCATCGGCAGTTACACGGTGCCGCGCGCCGGATGCAGCGCCGTGGTGAAGATCCAGGCCCCGGAACGGGGTATGACGGGCATGCGGGAAGCGGTCGTCATGGGGAAGGTAGGCCACGAGCAGTACTTCAGGCCGCATCCCTACGCCCCCGACGTGCAGGGCGGCCTCCCCTTCCACGTGGCCGACCACGCCCGATGGGACGCGGAATTCCCCGACCACCCGCTGTCCCGGGTGCGCAGGACCCTTGACGCGCTGGCCGCCGCTGTCACCGTGGATCCGCAGTTCGCTGCTCTGCCCCCCTTCCCCGGGCCGGCGCAGCCACTGACGCCCTGACGTCCTGACACACGGCGGCCACGTCGGAGACGGCGGAGACGGCAGGCACGGCACCCTGGCGCCATGGCGGCCGCAGCGCGCCAGG
This DNA window, taken from Streptomyces nitrosporeus, encodes the following:
- a CDS encoding ABC transporter ATP-binding protein produces the protein MSVAVPPAYDPAAPESATTLPVGTPTTVRDYVRSLLKRHRRPFALLVGANAVAVVASITGPYLLGGLVEDLSNGVGDLHLERTAAVFALALVVQTVFTRLMRLRGAMLGEEMLADLREDFLVRSVALPPGVLERAGTGDLLSRITTDIDRLANAMREAVPQLAIGVVWVGLLIGALTVTAPPLALAVLVALPVLLIGCRWYFRRAPAAYRSEAAGYAAVAAALAETVDGGRTVEAHRLGARRVALSDRRVREWTAWERYTLFLRSVFFPVINTTYVTILGSVLLLGGWFVIEGWLTVGQLTTGALLAQMMVDPISLILRWYDELQVAQVSLARLVGVREIEPEAGDDLTVPDGRDVRADEVRFGYRAGADVLHRVSLDVAPGTRMALVGPSGAGKSTLGRLLAGIYAPRTGGVTLGGASLARMPAERVRSHVALVNQEHHVFVGTLRDNLLLARTDAEDAQLWASLAAVDADGWARALDGGLDTEVGSGGFALTPAQAQQIALARLVLADPHTLVLDEATSLLDPRAARHLERSLARVLEGRTVIAIAHRLHTAHDADVIAVVENGRITELGSHDELVAADGAYAALWRSWHG
- a CDS encoding ABC transporter transmembrane domain-containing protein; this translates as MQIRDLPYSDPGEPDVRSGPRFLLWLGLSQLRGQLRCLGWGLLHQGAVAGLPLAVGFAVQAVIDRSGRSLTLAGALIVGLGVLIALGDTMLHRTAVTNWITAAARVQQLLARKTAELGSALTRRVAAGEVVAVSTGDVEKIGWFIEALSRFAAAALALVLICTGLVLYLPSLGVLVAIAVPVLALAVLPLLPRATRRADLQREKAGRATELASDTVAGLRVLRGIGGEELFLGRYRRASQEVREAAVRSARMWALISAVQVFLPGVLLISLVWYGATLAQDGRIEIGQLVTVYSAATLLLLPLRHFEEIAMAYSFSRPSAQRAVRVLSLRRSARPAGLGPVVPEGDLYDPVTGLLAPQGLFTAVVCGDPDEAGRLADRLGGHAEPVAQPGGTGPGDAGPCDTGPDGTVTDAPATEGSGTGAVDGAPPLPSVLLGGVPLDDLPLGTARAAVLVQDKDPVLLSGTLRDLLDVPSSGIVSADQALAAAQCADVLDALTRASAGADGDPMDTRITERGRSLSGGQRQRLALARSLITDPEALVLDEPTSAVDSHTEARVAAGIGQLRKGRTTVAFSSSPLLLDLADRVVLVHGGRAVAAGAHRALLRDEPRYRAVVTRETGVEDAPPSQRTPSRPEPADASPPDRTSGRTPGRTDNTAGAAEEVEEKA
- a CDS encoding ABC transporter ATP-binding protein — encoded protein: MKPEEPVWTPPPRDARQPPAELRRIFRLFRPYRSRLALVGLLVGASSLVSVASPFLLREILDTAIPQGRTGLLTLLALGMVLTAVMNSVFGVLQTLISTTVGQRVMHDLRTAVYTQLQRMPLAFFTRTRTGEVQSRIANDIGGMQATVTSTATSLVSNLTAVIATVVAMLALDWRLTVVSLLLLPVFVWISRRVGRERKKITTQRQRQMAAMAATVTESLSVSGILLGRTMGRSDSLTKAFSEESERLVGLEVRSSMAGRWRMATIGIVMAAMPAVIYWAAGLTLSAGSAAVSIGTLVAFVSLQQGLFRPAVSLLSTGVQMQTSLALFQRIFEYLDLEVDITEPENPVRLEKIRGEIAFEGVGFSYDEKNGPTLSGIDVTVPAGRSLAIVGPTGSGKSTLSYLVPRLYDVTAGRVTLDGIDVRDLDFDTLARAIGVVSQETYLFHASVAENLRFAKPDATDEEIEAATRAAQIHDHIASLPDGYDTLVGERGYRFSGGEKQRLAIARTILRDPPVLILDEATSALDTRTEHAVQQAIDALSKGRTTLTIAHRLSTVRDADQIAVLDGGRVAERGTHDELLARDGRYAALIRRDSSMAPAGP
- a CDS encoding FAD-binding and (Fe-S)-binding domain-containing protein; translated protein: MPLLEPKPEALRPAAGRSPSPDRVPDGRAPGTPASLRAGLTALIGPEKVLWKISDLVRYASDASPYRFLPQVVVVPEDIDDISAILSYAHGNGRDVVFRAAGTSLNGQAQGEDILVDVRRHWTGVEVLDGGARARIRPGTTVMRANATLARHGRLLGPDPASAIACTVGGVVANNASGMTAGTTRNSYRTVSSLTFVLPSGTVVDTGAPDADGLLRQAEPVLCDTLLALKAEIEADERLTARIRAKYEIKNTNGYRLDAFLDGSTPVQILRGLMVGSQGTFGFISEVVFDTLPLDRHVSSALLFFPSLTAAAAAVPRFNEAGAVAVELMDGNTLRASVKVQGVPADWAGLPTGTTALLVEFRAPDEAALTAYEEAAGSVVTGLELVVPVRSVTNAFTRDPGTVAGYWKARKAFVTAVGGSRPSGTTLITEDFAVPPSRLAEACEALLELQEVHGFDAAVAGHAAHGNLHFLLAFDAAKPDDVERYAAFMDDFCTLVTERFDGSLKAEHATGRNIAPFLELEWGPQATELMWRTKQAIDPGGVLAPRVVLDRDPKAHLRGLKTIPKVEPVADPCIECGFCEPTCPSEDLTTTPRQRIVLRREMMRQTDGSPVETGLLDVYGYDAVDTCAGDSTCKLACPVGIDTGAMMKDFRHHRHSPREERVATLTAKHFRTLEASARLAVAAADMLTDRVGDRLLRSATRLARKAVSPDLMPEWLPEMPGAAPRALPPTSRSGASAVYYPACVNRIFGGPPGAGTLPLADAVVSVSARAGRPVWIPGDLRGTCCATIWHSKGYLAANTLMANRVVEAAWGWTAGGKLPLVIDASSCTLGVAREVVPYLTEENRELHAELTVVDSLVWAAGLLPSLTVFRKAGTAVLHPTCSMEHLGDVPQLHAVAEACAEEVVLPDDAGCCGFAGDRGMLHKELTDSATAKEGAEIRGHDYDTFLSANRMCEIGMDRATGRHYRSALIELEWATRPVL
- a CDS encoding MarR family winged helix-turn-helix transcriptional regulator, with product MDTPDSDGLLAEQLLRLTRRLQRIQSRQLEPVGITPAQFRLLRTVTHYETPPRMADLADRLDVVPRAVTTLVDGLETSGRVRRLADPANRRVVRVEITDEGRAVLRSLRDARKAAAEEILAPLTTEQREVLGELMTALVNGMPERRRC